Part of the bacterium genome is shown below.
TTTTCAACATTAACTCAGTTGAAACTTCTACAAGATTAAAAATATCAAATATACTTTCAATGCGATAATTATGGATCCAATTATTTGTATTAATAACTAGTGTTCTCTTAATTGTAAGTTTGTAAAGGATAGATGTGTCTGAAACGTTACTGGTGTAAGTGTTGTTTTCATCAAAATCTAGATCGAGGATTCGCTTGCTGTAACTCTTTGAATATTTTTTTGAGTATAGCTTTTCATTAGAAAACTTACAGTAACTTGTTTCGTTTAGTAATGTTGCTTCTGGAATGCTGATATTGCTTTCGTATTTATATACCGTTTCAAGTAAATAGAAAAAGACTGTTAACTTTATTGTTTTAGATCTGAAATCTAATTTATCGTATTTGATTCGTCCACTCAAAAGCAACTCATTTACAAATTCTATCATCGATAAAACAGATGATTTTCCACTGGCGTTCTTACCTGTAAAAACTATGGTGGTTGGTATATATAAACCTTCATCTAGTTCAATGACTTCATCGTCCTTATCTGAATTATTCACACGAGCTTTATTTAAAAAGTTTATTTCGAAATTGTTTTCTAGCAACTTGTATCCCGAAATAATTATTTTAAGTATTTTCATTTTAGATTCCTCCTAGTATTTTCATTATATACCCAAATTGGCATTTTGTAAACATTCACACGTTTATTTCGTTTGAAAATATATTATTTATGCTTTTTTAATGTTTTTTGGAATCGTTTAGTTGAAAAAAACAATCCAGCTTAAACCTAAGTTGACTTTTATATTGTATTAGTCTATCTCCGTAGCAGCATACTTAAACTATTCGGATATTTATTTTGTATTCAGCCACTTAATTATTTCTCTTAATGAGTTTGAACCAATGACTGATGTTATGAAGTCGTTCGATCTGTCAAATACTGTGTAACGAAATTCATTTGCTCGGTTTTCTATTTGAATAACGAACAATGATTCGTCTGTTTCGATATCAGTAATTCTGAAATCATCATAGAGTGGTCCGTTAAGAGGACAGTTGTTCTTAAACCATACATAACTACTCTCAAGATCTACTTTACCACCTGGTTTAATCTGTTTAATAATATTACCCATTCTTCTTGTTTTATTCACTAAACTACTATCTTTGCAAAACCAATCATACCAACCAGCTTCAATTTGAGTTTGAACATCGCTAGATGCGTATTTACCGTCATTGAATCGTTCAACCCATTCTCTTATGCTTATTTCCTTTCTCATGCTTAAATCACCTTCCTTTGTGTATATCTTTGGTATGTATATATATCACTTAAATGACGCTATTAATCAAGTAAAATCCTTCATTCTCGTGAACTCATTCTTTTATCGGAAATAACTTGTAATGAATATGTAGTGAGTTAACACACAATTTATAAAATCTCATTTTTTTGAAAACCTCATATTAGCTTCATGGTGCTGTGAAGTCAATAATCTATTATGTAAAATAAAACACTAAATGGACAAAACAGTTCAAAATGATAAAAAAAGATAGGATTTTGTCCTATCGGTGTCAATTCTTCAATTTAGGGTGTAACAGATGTTAACTCACTGTATTCACATGCAAAATCATCGACAGTTCTAGTTTAGAGGTGGCGGTGATGAGATCCTTCTTTTTGGCTCGTCTGATCTCGACACTTCTCATCCCAGAGATCAGCATCAAATAGATGATGGCATAATCCCGGTAATGCCAGATATAGCGTCTATTTTCCTTTAAGGATGCAATCAAGTGTTTGGCTTGTTCAAGACTTAGTGTCTCTCGAAAGTGGTGTGTGATCCGTTCGTTTTTGATAGGTTCACTGATATCATCACTATACTCATGAGGTAAGTCTAATCTACGCTCATTCCTTTTTAGATACTGATAAAATCCCTTAATGGCGCTGATTTGGTTATAAATCCATCGAGAGGAATAGTTTCTTCTTCTTAACCCCTCGACATAATTCTCTAAATCACGTGTGGTAGCAAACGTGATTTCGTGTTCTTTTAGGTATGTGATGTATTGTTTCAAAATGATCAGATAGAGATCATAGGATTCTTTCGTGATATCTTTATCTTCTAGATAGACAAGAAGTACGGATTCAAGCGGGTGTTTGATCATACGTATGCATCTCCAAAAACAAAAAAGTTCTCTAACCTATATTAAGTGGATAAGGAACTTTTTACTTGAATTTAATGACTTGTGATAACACATCTCAACATCTCAAAGCATAACCCAATCTGTGGATCCAATGTATCGTGGCGATTAAATCGAGTAAAATTAAGTATATTGTTTGATTAAATAACTATAATATATTCTGTAGTGCATGTATATATGGTGTCACGTGAAGAGTTAGAATAACGCTTAAGAAAGTAATATATTATCAGCAATAGTAAAAACCTATTCATTAAAAAAAGTAGAATCTTTCTTTGATATACCCATATATCTCAATAGTTATGAAGTTTTTTACTGAATTACGATTCAGTGAATCACGATTCACTATGACGAGGATAATTCATCAAGATATGAGTTAAATCCTATGTTTTTCTTCATTATATGTACGTCACATGAACTGAAATTAACACGTATTTTTTTTATTTTATTTCAATTAGATTGACGAAATGAAATTAAAATGATAATATGAAGATGTAATTTCAATTGGAGGTCAAACGATGAGTCGTTCAGGTGTATTTATTAACAATTTAGCTGGGAGTCTTTCCTATCAGTCTTTTAGACCAAGTGATCTACCACCTATTCCAGAAATAGTCATTGATGATGTACTCGACAAAAAAATCAAAGAAGCTTATCATTTGCTGGGTAAACTGGATGGTATATCAAAATTAATTCCAAATAAGGATCTCTTTATATCGATGTATGTTAGAAAAGAGGCACTTCTATCGAGTCAAATTGAAGGTACACAAGCAACGCTAGATGATATTTTCGATCCTCACTTAGAGCAGAACATGAATGTAGATGTTGAAGAAGTCATCCAATACCTAAAAGCACTTTATTATGCCAACGTATTATTGAATAATCTTCCAATTTCTATTCGTTTTATTAAAGAGATTCATCATGTACTACTCACATCATCGAGAGGTAAGGATAAAGAACCAGGAGAACTCAGAAGAACTCAAAATTGGATTGGACCACAGGGTAGTTCACTAAAAAATGCAAGATTCATACCGCCTAATCTAAGTGATATGCAGAATTCACTTGCCAATTTAGAATCTTATATACATGAAAATGATTCATTAGATCCTCTCATCAAAATAGCTCTGATCCACTATCAGTTTGAAACTATTCACCCTTTTTTAGATGGAAATGGTCGTATCGGAAGACTTTTGATATCGGTGTTATTAAAACATTATGGTTTACTTGAAGAAGACACTTTATATCTGTCATATTATTTAAAAAGAAATCGAATCGATTATTATGACAGATTAATGGATGTCAGATTGAAAGGACATTATGAAGCATGGATATCATTTTTTATCGAAGGTGTGATTGAATCATCGAAACATGCGTTAAAAACAATTGAATCTTTATTAAATTTAAGAAAAGAACATTTAGAAATTCTTAGTCAGCTTCAAGGAAAAACAAAACAAACTGCATTACTTCTATTCACATATTTAGAATCACATCCAATCATTGATATCAAGCAAGCAAGTATCGGTATCGGAAGAGCATTTAATACAGTATCTACTGCAATAACTACTTTCGTTAATCTCGGTATTTTAAAACAAGTAGATGGTAATAAGAGATATCGTATCTTTTCATATGAGCCTTATTTGAATATTTTAAGAGATGGCACAAATTAATCATCAAAGGTATGAGGATGAATCTTCATACCTTTATAACCTAAAAATGTCTTGTTATGAATATATGGGTATTTCACATCACACGTTTAATAATCAAATCTTAGTGTTTTTGGTTTATTCAAAGTATCTCTGAGGTGCCACCAAGTGTATTTTCTTTTGGACAAAATAAGTATTCAAATGAAATTTCAAAAAAAAGCAATCAATAATTAAATAAAATACGGCATTTAATTAATAACGCCGAATATAATCAAAATATAAAGTGATCATTAGTAATTGAATGTGCCATTGTGTATAATACACTTTATTGTTTATCGATTTCTGGATGAAAAATTTATAAATAATGAAAAAAAGACGACTATCTAGTCGCCATTTCGTTTATATGTTGTGATGATGGTTGCTACAAATTCTTTTACTTGATCATTTTTAAGTTTTTCAAGGGTATCAATGATTTGATCAAACTCAAGTTCTTTCGCTTCCACTTCTCTTTGTTTCTCAACAAAGATCTTATCATTTTCTGTTTTGCAGTGATCGCCATGTAGATGATCCACTAACAATTCTTCATAGAGTTTTTCACCAGGTCTGAGCCCTGTAAATTCAATATTAATCTCTTGATAAGGCTTAAAGCCAGCTAAACTGATCATCTTTTCAGCGAGATCTTTAATCTTCACCGGTTCACCCATATCAAGAATAAAGACTTCTCCACCATTGGCATAGACTCCGCATTGAAGAATGAGTCCTACGGCTTCTGGGATGGTCATAAAGTATCTTGTGATATCGGGATGGGTCACTGTGACAGGACCGCCATCTTCAATCTGTTTCTTAAATAAGGGAATCACACTTCCATTGGAACCTAACACATTACCAAATCTTACTGCAGAAAACTTCGTGACTTTAGCATGGGAT
Proteins encoded:
- a CDS encoding AAA family ATPase, whose amino-acid sequence is MKILKIIISGYKLLENNFEINFLNKARVNNSDKDDEVIELDEGLYIPTTIVFTGKNASGKSSVLSMIEFVNELLLSGRIKYDKLDFRSKTIKLTVFFYLLETVYKYESNISIPEATLLNETSYCKFSNEKLYSKKYSKSYSKRILDLDFDENNTYTSNVSDTSILYKLTIKRTLVINTNNWIHNYRIESIFDIFNLVEVSTELMLKITNLFDEGIKKFEYDLDKKLFVLDLNGIGAKTYSEKEVDMLLSDGTKKGLIMFGLTIAILKMGGTLIIDEIENSFHKNLVENIIMIFNDKRINVKNANLIFSTHYVEILDIFRRRDNIFVMRKNDHITACNLYKDFKDRIDLSKSNQFNNNTFQTLINYDRLMELKKELINEISDTVRG
- a CDS encoding Fic family protein, which codes for MSRSGVFINNLAGSLSYQSFRPSDLPPIPEIVIDDVLDKKIKEAYHLLGKLDGISKLIPNKDLFISMYVRKEALLSSQIEGTQATLDDIFDPHLEQNMNVDVEEVIQYLKALYYANVLLNNLPISIRFIKEIHHVLLTSSRGKDKEPGELRRTQNWIGPQGSSLKNARFIPPNLSDMQNSLANLESYIHENDSLDPLIKIALIHYQFETIHPFLDGNGRIGRLLISVLLKHYGLLEEDTLYLSYYLKRNRIDYYDRLMDVRLKGHYEAWISFFIEGVIESSKHALKTIESLLNLRKEHLEILSQLQGKTKQTALLLFTYLESHPIIDIKQASIGIGRAFNTVSTAITTFVNLGILKQVDGNKRYRIFSYEPYLNILRDGTN
- a CDS encoding site-specific integrase, with product MIKHPLESVLLVYLEDKDITKESYDLYLIILKQYITYLKEHEITFATTRDLENYVEGLRRRNYSSRWIYNQISAIKGFYQYLKRNERRLDLPHEYSDDISEPIKNERITHHFRETLSLEQAKHLIASLKENRRYIWHYRDYAIIYLMLISGMRSVEIRRAKKKDLITATSKLELSMILHVNTVS